Proteins encoded within one genomic window of Polynucleobacter duraquae:
- a CDS encoding ABC transporter substrate-binding protein, with product MKKQFETKKIAVAVALCLGASLVSAQPGPIKIGVVTPLSGTYTPIGEQVKMGLDLAAREINAAGGINGRKINLIYEDEEANPAVATQKAEKLFQVEKVDFLTGTVNSGSTLAVGQVAERNNKLIATSVSFADSITGDKCSPNVFRVNARAGMQSAALAAWVDKEIPKSNIFFIGPDYEMGRSTVSAFKRASTEKGAKDVGEVFAPLDNKDYSPYFGQVRAAKPNVIYTSVAGNDTVRLFSQMEEYGLNKGVTLVGASGTVTSQNMGAIGKSANGFVTGVGYSPKLDNPANKKFVADFQKAYNKLPDLYGADSYGLLYFYKAAVEKAKSTETDKVRTAMDDLSWQTPQGTKKMRAGDHQAMQDMFAVRVENGEFNIVGRVPSDQAIGPDVCTRF from the coding sequence ATGAAAAAGCAATTTGAAACAAAAAAAATCGCTGTAGCTGTAGCTTTGTGCCTTGGCGCATCTTTAGTTTCTGCGCAACCTGGCCCTATCAAAATTGGAGTTGTAACACCATTATCCGGAACCTATACCCCGATTGGCGAGCAAGTCAAAATGGGCTTAGATCTCGCCGCTAGGGAAATTAATGCTGCTGGCGGTATTAATGGTCGAAAAATTAATTTGATTTATGAAGATGAAGAGGCAAATCCTGCAGTTGCAACTCAAAAGGCAGAGAAATTATTCCAAGTAGAAAAGGTTGACTTTTTAACTGGTACCGTTAATTCGGGATCTACATTAGCAGTAGGGCAGGTGGCCGAGCGCAATAATAAGCTAATCGCAACATCCGTTTCATTTGCGGATTCGATTACGGGAGATAAATGCTCACCCAATGTATTCCGTGTCAATGCACGTGCAGGTATGCAGTCTGCAGCATTAGCCGCATGGGTGGATAAAGAAATTCCTAAGTCAAATATATTCTTTATTGGACCTGACTATGAGATGGGGCGTAGTACTGTATCAGCATTTAAGAGGGCATCTACTGAAAAAGGCGCTAAAGATGTTGGCGAAGTGTTTGCACCTCTCGATAACAAGGATTATTCACCATACTTTGGTCAAGTAAGGGCTGCTAAGCCTAATGTGATCTATACCTCAGTAGCTGGAAACGATACTGTGCGGTTATTTTCACAAATGGAAGAGTATGGTCTGAATAAAGGAGTGACACTTGTTGGAGCATCTGGCACAGTTACTTCTCAAAATATGGGCGCTATCGGGAAGTCTGCAAATGGCTTTGTAACAGGGGTTGGCTACTCTCCTAAGTTAGACAATCCAGCGAATAAAAAGTTCGTAGCTGATTTCCAGAAAGCTTACAACAAGCTACCTGATCTTTATGGCGCAGATTCATATGGACTTTTATATTTTTATAAAGCTGCCGTAGAAAAAGCGAAGTCTACTGAAACCGATAAAGTTCGGACAGCAATGGACGACTTAAGCTGGCAAACTCCACAAGGCACCAAGAAGATGCGTGCTGGTGATCACCAGGCAATGCAAGATATGTTTGCTGTCCGTGTGGAGAATGGCGAATTTAATATTGTTGGAAGAGTTCCGTCAGATCAGGCAATTGGCCCTGATGTATGTACTCGTTTTTAA
- a CDS encoding branched-chain amino acid ABC transporter permease: MLESLQFIYAPQIVNGLSIGVAVVLMALGLTIIFGLLDVINMSHGEFYAAGAFISVSLMAMGVSFWFCLLLVPMILVPIGFAMERLLIQKVFHYKDRHILTLLLTFGVAMVLEDAYKIIWGANPIKPSAPISGASELLGVMFPNYRLFLMGFGALLIFSVWALIYKTQLGAIVRASAFDKDMSSSLGIPVMRVYALTFALGVALAGLAGVLLAPIYSVFPTMGRDFILMAFSVVIVGGLGSIKGAVIAGILLTQLQSISSLYISPVWSDPLVFTVMVLVLMFKPSGLYGGMKNA; the protein is encoded by the coding sequence ATGCTAGAGAGTTTGCAATTTATTTACGCACCACAGATAGTCAATGGACTTTCAATTGGCGTTGCCGTAGTCCTAATGGCTTTAGGCTTAACTATTATTTTTGGTTTGCTAGATGTTATTAATATGTCACATGGCGAGTTTTATGCTGCTGGGGCATTTATCAGCGTGAGTCTCATGGCAATGGGAGTTTCCTTTTGGTTCTGTCTTTTATTAGTCCCGATGATATTGGTGCCCATTGGTTTTGCAATGGAAAGGCTTTTGATTCAGAAAGTATTCCACTATAAAGATCGCCATATCCTTACTTTGCTACTGACGTTTGGCGTAGCAATGGTTCTAGAGGATGCATACAAGATTATTTGGGGTGCGAATCCAATTAAACCTAGCGCCCCAATCTCAGGGGCTAGCGAGTTGTTAGGGGTAATGTTTCCAAATTACCGGTTATTTTTAATGGGATTTGGCGCTTTACTGATCTTCTCTGTATGGGCGCTTATTTACAAAACCCAATTGGGTGCAATTGTAAGAGCCTCTGCGTTTGACAAAGATATGAGCTCTTCATTAGGTATACCGGTAATGCGGGTTTATGCGCTGACATTTGCATTGGGCGTTGCTTTAGCTGGCCTTGCTGGAGTGCTCCTAGCTCCAATCTATTCAGTATTTCCTACTATGGGGCGAGACTTTATTTTGATGGCCTTTAGCGTTGTCATTGTTGGGGGTCTTGGAAGTATCAAAGGGGCTGTGATTGCAGGAATATTACTGACACAATTGCAATCAATTTCTTCTCTATATATTTCTCCAGTTTGGTCAGATCCTCTGGTATTTACGGTAATGGTCTTAGTCTTGATGTTTAAGCCATCCGGTCTGTATGGGGGGATGAAAAATGCATAA
- a CDS encoding branched-chain amino acid ABC transporter permease, which produces MHNPQVKAIRFIELFLLSSALVLYIAGSIFEDTFFLRLATEALIFGGLAMSVDLLLGIVGLLSLGQAFYFGFGAYLSALVLKEISPSFFLAIGIVTLSSILLGWIASFIALRSKGVYFALITFGLAQVAAKVVYNTRSLGASDGMMGVPILQIWTPFGSIDTSHPGAFFLITLLTIGVLYAVLKYFLTTPMGSIWHAIRCNEDRLAYVGYKSKGPKQVAFILATVVAAVSGALYPMLRGFVSPELMFFSVSGNAVVTVVLGGVGTLIGPILGSVLLTSFKSIIGTWTVHHHIVIGIIFVVIVVSAPKGLAGLLAKYLGKNHTSKEGE; this is translated from the coding sequence ATGCATAATCCTCAAGTAAAGGCGATTCGATTTATTGAGCTATTTTTACTCTCATCGGCCCTCGTTCTTTATATAGCCGGAAGTATCTTTGAAGACACATTCTTTCTGAGGCTGGCTACGGAAGCATTGATCTTTGGCGGGCTTGCAATGTCCGTTGATTTATTGCTTGGGATTGTCGGACTACTTTCTCTTGGACAGGCGTTTTATTTTGGGTTTGGTGCTTACTTGTCCGCTTTAGTCCTGAAAGAAATTTCACCATCGTTTTTCTTGGCAATAGGGATTGTGACCCTGTCATCTATTTTATTGGGGTGGATTGCTAGCTTCATAGCTCTTCGGTCAAAAGGGGTCTACTTTGCATTAATCACATTTGGACTTGCGCAAGTAGCTGCCAAGGTTGTCTATAACACTCGCAGCCTTGGAGCATCGGATGGGATGATGGGTGTACCTATTTTGCAGATTTGGACCCCGTTTGGTTCTATAGATACTAGTCATCCAGGCGCATTTTTTCTAATTACTTTGCTGACTATTGGGGTGTTATACGCCGTCCTAAAATATTTTCTTACAACCCCCATGGGATCAATATGGCACGCTATCCGATGCAATGAGGATCGTTTGGCCTACGTCGGCTATAAGTCAAAAGGACCAAAGCAAGTTGCCTTTATTTTAGCTACAGTGGTTGCTGCTGTGTCTGGGGCTCTTTATCCTATGTTGAGAGGTTTCGTCTCACCAGAGTTAATGTTCTTTAGTGTTTCTGGTAACGCGGTAGTGACAGTTGTTTTGGGTGGCGTTGGAACTTTAATAGGACCAATTCTTGGTAGCGTTCTTTTGACTTCATTCAAATCAATTATTGGAACTTGGACTGTTCACCACCACATTGTTATAGGAATTATCTTCGTGGTTATTGTGGTCTCTGCACCAAAGGGACTCGCCGGCTTACTCGCTAAATACCTGGGTAAGAATCATACTAGCAAAGAGGGGGAGTGA
- a CDS encoding ABC transporter ATP-binding protein, giving the protein MENMEVILKADHLSKRFGGLKAVDDVSFEVTRLGVTSIIGPNGAGKSTLFNLISGTFMADSGLVELDGLNVTRMSPESRLSCGMARSFQITNLFFDLSVIDNLRIASQALESRSHLFLPLNKSTIAIARADELLEEFGLTDSREQLAGALSHGQQRRLEIAVTLATRPKLLLLDEPTQGMSRGDTQETAELIKHLGSKITVLLIEHDVDLVMDLSKKVIVMAQGKKLAEGNPEQVRANPLVQTAYFGEELA; this is encoded by the coding sequence ATGGAAAATATGGAAGTCATTCTCAAGGCAGATCATTTAAGCAAGCGTTTTGGTGGCCTTAAGGCAGTTGATGATGTGAGTTTTGAAGTGACACGTTTAGGTGTCACCTCTATTATTGGTCCAAATGGTGCGGGCAAGAGTACCCTCTTTAATTTAATTAGCGGTACTTTTATGGCTGACTCTGGACTTGTTGAGTTAGATGGCCTGAATGTTACAAGAATGAGTCCCGAGAGTCGTTTGTCATGTGGTATGGCCCGATCATTTCAGATTACTAACCTCTTTTTTGACCTCTCTGTGATTGATAATTTAAGAATAGCAAGCCAAGCATTAGAGTCTCGTTCACATTTATTCTTGCCCTTGAATAAAAGTACTATTGCAATTGCAAGAGCAGATGAATTATTAGAAGAATTTGGATTAACTGATTCTCGTGAACAACTTGCAGGGGCTTTATCCCATGGCCAGCAAAGACGGTTAGAAATTGCAGTTACCTTGGCGACTCGACCAAAACTCCTACTCTTGGATGAGCCTACTCAAGGGATGTCTCGGGGTGATACCCAGGAGACTGCTGAGCTGATTAAACATCTTGGATCAAAAATAACAGTCCTGTTAATTGAGCATGACGTAGACCTTGTAATGGATTTATCCAAAAAGGTCATCGTCATGGCACAGGGAAAGAAATTGGCTGAAGGTAATCCTGAGCAGGTTCGTGCCAATCCGCTTGTACAAACAGCATATTTTGGTGAGGAGTTGGCATGA
- a CDS encoding ABC transporter ATP-binding protein: MILEMHDVHVNLGLSHVLQGVNLSIHPGETVGLFGRNGVGKTTIVKTIAGWYRPSQGKILFQGQPIDALPPNEITRLGLGLVPEDRRVFPGLSVEGNLKLGLMQVQASERKAAEERIQMVFERFPRLSERRDQSGNTLSGGEQQMLAMARVLIGNPKLLLIDEPTEGLAPMVVADIFRLMEELKSQGISILLIEQNIHKAIHLCDRHYVVERGKVVLEGNSQDIEERKELIRRVSV; the protein is encoded by the coding sequence ATGATTTTGGAGATGCATGATGTCCATGTCAATCTTGGGCTGTCTCATGTTTTACAGGGAGTTAATTTATCTATACATCCCGGAGAGACGGTAGGTTTATTTGGAAGGAATGGGGTTGGTAAAACTACGATTGTCAAAACCATTGCTGGTTGGTACCGGCCTTCCCAGGGAAAAATATTATTTCAGGGTCAACCCATTGATGCTTTACCGCCAAACGAAATCACAAGATTGGGCTTGGGGCTGGTGCCGGAGGATCGAAGGGTATTTCCTGGGCTCAGTGTCGAGGGCAATCTTAAGCTTGGATTGATGCAGGTCCAAGCAAGTGAGCGAAAAGCTGCAGAAGAGCGCATACAAATGGTCTTTGAACGATTTCCGCGGCTAAGTGAAAGGCGAGATCAATCCGGCAACACTTTATCTGGCGGAGAGCAGCAAATGTTGGCAATGGCACGAGTATTGATTGGTAATCCAAAACTATTATTAATTGATGAGCCGACCGAAGGCCTTGCCCCCATGGTAGTTGCCGATATTTTTCGGCTAATGGAGGAGTTGAAGTCTCAGGGAATTTCTATTCTTCTGATTGAACAAAATATCCATAAAGCAATTCATTTATGCGATAGGCATTATGTGGTTGAGCGGGGAAAGGTGGTACTTGAGGGTAATTCCCAAGATATAGAAGAGCGCAAAGAATTAATAAGGCGCGTTAGTGTTTGA
- a CDS encoding class I SAM-dependent methyltransferase gives MKHFKVWLTIFSTFYALNTYAQSVLEGGDDQYKPQVGQEGKDVIWVPTTNELLAIMLKTAKVNSNDLVYDLGSGDGRIAIAAAKDFGAQAVGIEFNPAMAELAQRNVNRAGVGERVKIINGDIFKEDFSKATVVTMYLLPDLNIALRPTILKMKPGTRVTSHAFNMGDWDADIEIDSPAKAFYWVVPAPVEGEWLISGMEPKRTVLKLSQHYQKIGGTLQIGDDSQPLLNPRLDGATLSFTYLDRNKASHFVIMAVDKNAIKGIYKSRAFNDNVIVGKRL, from the coding sequence ATGAAGCATTTTAAAGTTTGGCTCACTATTTTCAGCACTTTTTATGCTCTTAATACATACGCCCAAAGTGTGTTGGAGGGTGGTGATGATCAATATAAGCCTCAAGTTGGTCAAGAGGGTAAAGACGTGATTTGGGTACCTACTACGAATGAGTTACTTGCCATCATGTTAAAAACTGCCAAAGTGAATTCTAACGATTTAGTCTATGACCTCGGTTCTGGTGATGGCAGGATTGCGATTGCAGCCGCGAAAGATTTTGGCGCGCAAGCTGTTGGAATCGAGTTTAATCCCGCAATGGCAGAATTAGCCCAGCGTAATGTTAATCGTGCAGGGGTTGGCGAGCGTGTGAAGATTATTAATGGGGATATTTTTAAGGAAGATTTTAGTAAGGCAACTGTGGTTACCATGTATTTATTACCCGATCTGAATATCGCCTTACGTCCCACTATATTAAAGATGAAGCCTGGCACGCGAGTGACATCCCATGCATTTAATATGGGTGATTGGGATGCGGATATTGAAATCGATAGTCCTGCTAAGGCTTTTTATTGGGTCGTTCCTGCTCCGGTGGAAGGAGAGTGGTTAATTTCAGGAATGGAGCCAAAAAGGACGGTCTTAAAACTATCTCAACATTATCAAAAAATTGGCGGCACTCTTCAAATTGGTGATGACTCGCAACCTCTTCTAAATCCTAGGCTAGATGGGGCAACTCTTAGCTTCACATACCTCGATCGTAACAAGGCCTCGCATTTTGTAATAATGGCTGTAGATAAGAATGCAATTAAAGGTATTTATAAAAGTAGAGCCTTCAACGATAACGTGATTGTTGGTAAGCGCCTTTAA